From Drosophila nasuta strain 15112-1781.00 chromosome X, ASM2355853v1, whole genome shotgun sequence, one genomic window encodes:
- the LOC132795142 gene encoding uncharacterized protein LOC132795142: protein MSTEVETSTASDKFSANAEELESYYLMLEAGNIPELQWQFPGRRPPSPDASAGVNNKELEAATEAVEQEPQKANDFDFSDDVAPTQMRVRSQTSTPKSAKKKTANFAGVLETLKKKKTEGS, encoded by the exons ATGTCAACAGAAGTTGAAACTTCGACTGCGTCTGATAAATTCTCGGCCAATGCCGAAGAACTAGAAAGCTACTATTTAATGCTCGAAGCGGGCAACATACCAGAACTCCAGTGGCAATTCCCGGGCCGTCGTCCACCGTCGCCAGATGCCAGCGCCGGCGTCAACAACAAAGAGCTGGAAGCAGCCACCGAAGCTGTTGAACAAGA GCCACAGAAGGCAAACGACTTTGATTTCAGTGACGATGTGGCGCCAACTCAAATGCGTGTGCGCAGCCAGACTTCGACACCGAAATCGGCGAAGAAGAAGACTGCCAACTTTGCCGGTGTTCTAGAGACcctaaagaagaagaagacggaGGGTTCCTAG
- the LOC132795046 gene encoding pickpocket protein 28: MLRLSKVAKFESEPASASASKRVSWRSIIALNTDEFCRNTSIHGLKYINSRKLHIADRGFFGLALFSVLCFAAYLMQDAFVRWNTTPVIVGINPEPTYITNEPFPAISICNLNQALASQAAHILNDTSKFAMLQVLCRRKLNSQFSRGLNNWEQLISNISQPCSDLVISCRFGAVDTRCERTFHPIVTDEGLCCVFNMLHPRFMYKHNVPLTLRNISMEKSYQAVNWHAELGYSRSLKKPHNHYYPRASLGTGESLGLSLTLDVQAATYYCSSSNSIGLKIALHSPNESPNVRETGMLLSPGLETKLRIEPTKLMTEEALRKVHRKYRHCLFRSEGNLSYFAHYTQRNCEMECMSRLLLQHCGCVVFYMPRIHGNDTVCSIRESHCVESVRLHTIGQAVESCLDNCLPSCFDLTFNAIPYSTKISYNDFKMANPSMQNYSERYVESSIALVNLYYKEHTFRASKQTEFIGITDFLSNVGGLMGLFLGFSFLSIAECVYFAFIRPCRICTELRQRRPVSTLELAKASQCTVKRVKRRVNTLLPQVVWQRQRQRQRQRQQLTKHSPFHISAATWFKTELGLQLHPA, encoded by the exons ATGCTGCGGCTGAGCAAAGTGGCCAAGTTTGAATCGGAGcccgcatccgcatccgcatcgAAGCGAGTCAGCTGGCGAAGCATTATAGCACTGAATACGGATGAATTTTGCCGCAACACAAGCATACACGGACTCAAGTACATCAACAGTCGCAAACTGCACATTGCAGACAG AGGGTTCTTTGGCCTGGCTCTGTTCTCGGTGCTTTGCTTTGCCGCCTATTTGATGCAGGACGCCTTCGTCCGTTGGAACACAACACCGGTGATTGTGGGCATCAATCCGGAGCCGACGTACATAACAAACGAACCATTCCCGGCGATAAGCATCTGCAATCTGAATCAGGCCCTCGCTAGCCAAGCTGCCCACATCCTCAACGACACCTCGAAGTTTGCCATGCTGCAGGTGTTGTGTCGTCGCAAGCTCAATTCCCAATTTAGTCGCGGCCTCAACAACTGGGAGCAGCTCATTAgcaat attTCACAGCCCTGCAGCGATCTGGTGATTAGCTGTCGCTTTGGTGCCGTTGACACGCGATGCGAACGCACTTTTCATCCCATTGTCACAGACGAGGGACTCTGCTGTGTCTTCAACATGCTGCATCCACGATTCATGTACAAACACAA TGTGCCTTTAACGCTGCGCAACATCAGCATGGAGAAGAGCTACCAGGCGGTCAATTGGCATGCTGAGCTGGGCTACAGCCGCAGCTTAAAGAAGCCACATAATCACTACTATCCACGCGCCTCGCTGGGCACTGGTGAATCGCTGGGCCTGTCGCTCACACTGGACGTGCAGGCGGCCACATATTACTGCTCGTCAAGTAATAGCATTGGCCTCAAGATTGCGCTGCACAGTCCAAATGAGTCGCCCAATGTGCGAGAGACCGGGATGCTGCTCTCGCCGGGCTTGGAGACCAAATTGCGCATTGAGCCGACCAAGTTAATGACCGAGGAAGCGTTGCGCAAGGTGCATCGCAAGTATCGACATTGTTTATTTCGCAGCGAGGGTAATTTGAGTTATTTTGCGCACTACACGCAACGCAATTGCGAAATGGAATGCATGTCGCGACTGTTGTTGCAACACTGCGGCTGCGTTGTCTTCTACATGCCACGCATCCATGGCAACGACACCGTCTGCAGCATACGGGAATCGCACTGCGTGGAGAGCGTGCGTCTGCACACGATTGGCCAGGCGGTTGAATCGTGTCTGGACAATTGTTTGCCCAGCTGCTTTGATCTCACATTCAATGCGATTCCATATTCAACGAAGATCTCGTACAATGACTTCAAGATGGCCAATCCCAGCATGCAGAACTATAGCGAACGGTATGTGGAGAGCAGCATTGCCTTGGTCAATCTGTATTACAAGGAGCACACGTTCCGTGCCAGCAAACAGACCGAGTTCATTGGCATCACCGATTTTCTGT CCAACGTGGGCGGCTTGATGGGCTTGTTTCTGGGTTTCAGTTTCCTCTCGATTGCCGAATGCGTGTACTTCGCCTTCATTCGCCCATGTCGCATCTGCACCGAACTGCGTCAGCGTCGTCCCGTCTCCACGCTGGAATTGGCCAAGGCATCGCAATGCACAGTCAAAAGGGTCAAGCGGCGAGTTAATACTTTGTTGCCGCAAGTGGTGTGGCAACGAcagcgtcaacgtcaacgtcagcgACAGCAGCTGACGAAGCATTCGCCATTTCACATTTCGGCTGCCACCTGGTTTAAAACTGAACTGGGACTCCAATTGCATCCGGCTTAA
- the LOC132796193 gene encoding large ribosomal subunit protein uL1-like, with the protein MTFNPGVYEAVNKLLATPKPKYPYKSIRLSHSIRNKLNVCVLGDELHCAEAIKNGIHCIKANIVFKPKKTIEYYMKKIIMTYDAFLISDSLCAQMPSKMAVQFFRANKILRLLSHDKPMMEKIEELKYTINFKLINSRKLCSVIGNLRLTPEELNDNIITAIRFLVPQLKDKWGNIESVYIKTPEGEPHLVF; encoded by the exons atGACATTCAATCCTGGAGTTTACGAAGCCGTCAACAAATTACTGGCGACTCCGAAGCCAAAATATCCCTACAA ATCGATTCGGTTGAGCCACTCGATCCGTAACAAATTGAATGTGTGCGTTCTTGGCGATGAGTTGCACTGCGCTGAGGCCATTAAAAATGGCATACATTGCATTAAAGCAAACATCGTATTCAAACCCAAGAAGACCATCGAATACTATATGAAGAAAATAATCATGACCTATGATGCATTTCTTATTTCGGATAGTCTATGCGCTCAAATGCCAAGCAAAATGGCGGTCCAATTTTTCAGGGCCAACAAAATCCTTCGGCTGTTGAGCCACGACAAACCGATGATGGAAAAAATCGAagaattgaaatataccataaatttcAAGTTGATCAACTCACGCAAACTGTGCTCTGTGATTGGCAACCTTCGCTTGACTCCGGAAGAGCTTAATGACAACATCATCACTGCGATTCGTTTCTTAGTCCCGCAGCTCAAGGATAAATGGGGCAATATCGAAAGCGTCTATATCAAGACTCCCGAGGGAGAACCGCATTTGGTCTTCTAA
- the LOC132795049 gene encoding uncharacterized protein LOC132795049: MNAAPRAAINQLLRRAYSAASGASKPTITSSAAPASAPVKNVTGLSSACVKPTSTPVGPGASASSGYKVPEYFCFNRFSYAEAEVEMAKYRCPQPSAVKK; encoded by the coding sequence atgaatgcaGCTCCACGTGCCGCCATCAATCAGCTACTACGCCGCGCCTACAGCGCTGCAAGTGGTGCCTCCAAGCCCACAATCACTTCGAGTGCCgctccagcttcagctcctGTTAAGAATGTGACTGGTCTGAGCAGCGCCTGTGTGAAGCCCACATCGACACCAGTTGGACCAGGAGCGTCAGCTAGCAGCGGATACAAAGTGCCCGAATATTTCTGCTTCAATCGCTTCTCTTATGCCGAAGCTGAGGTTGAGATGGCCAAATATCGCTGCCCTCAGCCATCTGCGGTGAAGAAGTAA
- the LOC132795048 gene encoding uncharacterized protein C1orf131 homolog, with translation MNVSTDFKPVPTRAALALQKSASKTEFTALVFQEPQTAATTKTNTTGEGAEATTTNAKDTKADNEFDMKRARHEVLNFAMANQRTSKNKRKMEIFQLIKLGAKPPKKAYKNYKDLKAERQRLQDIREQRKKFHQLGKNQAGAASVKCTTKTQRNQRDKKRAPVANIGQHYGKAETKLKKRN, from the coding sequence atgaatgtgAGCACGGATTTTAAGCCTGTACCAACGCGTGCTGCGCTTGCACTACAGAAGAGTGCCAGCAAAACAGAATTCACGGCTCTAGTCTTTCAAGAGCCGCagactgcagcaacaacaaaaacaaacacaacaggCGAAGGAGCTGaggctacaacaacaaatgctaaGGACACAAAAGCGGACAACGAATTCGACATGAAGCGCGCACGCCATGAGGTTCTCAACTTTGCTATGGCCAATCAACGGACCAGTAAAAACAAGCGCAAAATGGAAATCTTTCAGCTGATCAAATTGGGCGCCAAGCCGCCGAAGAAGGCGTACAAAAACTACAAAGATCTGAAAGCGGAACGGCAGCGGCTCCAGGATATTCGCGAGCAACGCAAGAAATTCCATCAGTTGGGCAAAAATCAAGCGGGCGCCGCTAGCGTTAAATGTACAACGAAAACGCAGCGAAATCAACGCGATAAGAAGCGAGCACCAGTTGCAAATATTGGCCAGCATTATGGCAAAGCCGAGACAAAACTGAAAAAGCGTAATTAA
- the LOC132795991 gene encoding segment polarity protein dishevelled, with protein sequence MDTERGATNNGQETKVIYHIDDESTPYLVKIPICSAQVTLKDFKLVLNKQNNNYKYFFKSMDADFGVVKEEIADDATILPCFNGRVVSWLVSADGTNQSDNCSELPPSECEMRVRTHLMQQQQQQQQQQQQQQQQQHLQQQSQQQTQQQSTQQQQQHKLPLQLLQAPPLTYQSASVLSSDLDSTSLFGTESELTLDRDMTDYSSVQRLQVRKKPQRRKKRAPSMSRTSSYSSITDSTMSLNIITVSINMEAVNFLGISIVGQSNRGGDGGIYVGSIMKGGAVALDGRIEPGDMILQVNDVNFENMTNDEAVRVLREVVQKPGPIKLVVAKCWDPNPKGYFTIPRTEPVRPIDPGAWVAHTQALTSHDSIMADIPEPIKERLDQNNIEEIVKAMTKPDSGLEIRDRMWLKITIPNAFIGADAVNWVLENVEDVQDRREARRIVSAMLRNNFIKHTVNKLTFSEQCYYVVNEERNPNMRLAGMHNNPHGMVGGPHGGGALSHADTESITSDIGPLPNPPIYMPYSATYNPSHGYQPIQYGIAERHISSGSSSSDVLTSKDISASQSDITSVIHQTNQLTIAAHGSNKSSGSSNRGGGGGGGGGGGGGNTNDQDVSVFNYVL encoded by the coding sequence ATGGATACCGAGCGCGGAGCAACAAATAATGGACAAGAGACGAAGGTGATTTATCACATCGACGATGAGAGCACTCCATATTTGGTCAAAATACCCATATGCTCGGCTCAGGTGACGCTCAAGGACTTTAAGCTGGTGCTGAACAAAcagaacaacaactacaagtaTTTCTTCAAGTCGATGGACGCGGACTTTGGTGTCGTCAAAGAGGAGATCGCCGACGATGCCACCATATTGCCTTGCTTCAATGGACGCGTCGTCTCGTGGCTCGTCTCCGCCGATGGCACCAATCAATCCGACAATTGCTCCGAGCTGCCGCCAAGTGAATGCGAAATGCGTGTGCGCACTCATctaatgcaacaacagcagcaacaacagcaacaacaacaacagcagcagcagcaacagcatctacaacagcaatcacaacagcaaacacaacagcaatcaacacagcaacagcagcaacacaagttgccgctgcaactgctgcaagcGCCGCCACTCACATATCAATCGGCCTCGGTGCTCTCCAGCGATCTGGATTCCACCAGCCTGTTTGGCACCGAATCCGAACTGACCTTGGATCGCGACATGACCGACTACAGCAGCGTGCAACGGTTGCAGGTCCGCAAGAAGCCGCAGCGTCGCAAAAAGCGTGCGCCCAGCATGTCGCGCACATCCTCGTACAGTTCGATCACCGACTCGACAATGTCGCTGAACATCATCACGGTGTCGATCAACATGGAGGCCGTTAACTTTCTGGGCATCTCAATTGTCGGCCAATCGAATCGCGGCGGCGATGGCGGCATCTATGTGGGCAGCATCATGAAGGGCGGCGCCGTCGCCTTGGATGGTCGCATCGAGCCGGGTGACATGATATTGCAGGTGAACGATGTGAATTTCGAGAATATGACCAATGACGAGGCGGTGCGTGTGCTGCGCGAAGTCGTCCAGAAGCCGGGTCCGATCAAACTGGTTGTGGCCAAGTGTTGGGATCCCAATCCCAAGGGTTATTTCACCATACCGCGCACGGAACCGGTGCGTCCCATTGATCCCGGCGCTTGGGTGGCGCACACACAAGCGTTGACCTCACATGACAGTATTATGGCCGATATACCGGAGCCGATCAAGGAGCGACTCGATCAGAACAACATTGAGGAGATTGTGAAGGCCATGACGAAACCGGACAGTGGCCTCGAGATACGTGATCGCATGTGGCTGAAGATAACCATACCGAATGCATTTATTGGTGCCGATGCTGTAAATTGGGTGCTCGAGAATGTGGAGGATGTGCAGGATCGACGCGAGGCCAGACGCATTGTGTCGGCGATGTTGCGCAACAATTTCATCAAGCATACCGTGAACAAATTGACATTCTCCGAGCAATGCTATTATGTGGTGAACGAGGAGCGTAATCCAAATATGCGATTGGCCGGCATGCACAATAATCCCCATGGCATGGTCGGTGGACCGCATGGCGGTGGGGCATTGAGTCATGCGGACACCGAGAGCATCACCAGCGACATTGGTCCGTTGCCAAATCCGCCAATCTATATGCCATACTCGGCCACATATAATCCAAGTCACGGCTATCAGCCGATACAATATGGCATCGCCGAGCGTCACATTTCGTCCGGTTCGAGCAGCTCAGATGTGCTCACCAGCAAGGATATCTCGGCGTCGCAGAGTGACATCACCTCGGTCATTCATCAGACCAATCAGCTAACGATCGCTGCGCATGGCTCCAATAAATCATCGGGTTCATCGAAtcgcggtggcggtggcggaggaggcggtggtggtggaggTGGCAATACCAACGATCAGGACGTATCCGTATTTAATTACGTATTGTAG
- the LOC132795045 gene encoding uncharacterized protein LOC132795045, with translation MRAGKKTATAADTTGKTRPCIVYVKNLKESETTELINNSTHYSKQQQRNASGKCNINTTTFKEKEKEREKTGDLRETRTSRRATSIANVELLPKRANAAVIGKSPIVASVRGRPPIKQQQLQQQQQLKRRNTEFPVARTPVAAAAATTLAAVKRRDNNNTTITTTTTTSSAKGNKMYKQSKLAMSSSASSAIVTSPPPTIAASRSRRSIKPNPKYASDDMVTPKYVAALASDTPNKRGGGAKQLFLDDDDDEDDDLHDLIEEDNDDELTDAAFNPQLHKSDDDDEISEAEFEEQLRREKVPPKRGRGRPPKHPHAIAAAAAAQAARNAAQAQAEQRGSGGRGNVASVGRGGGTHLQQLRRSMAVNHMVRSNPMTLVGNKRKLEDHQDGPVARKRMATELNSSGGRTAPVINGSTSVAKTAAIGLLGNQSKTKLIVSSNNNSAGGGMRFIQTTNAKQQSQQQQQRAVSNFKLNSASATMPGRPIGSVGVARSGPAARPVAGSQQRGVGSGGGGLKMHKASMGSGAAGNAKVKVDSSSNDEVPTFTIVNIDDIINQDDVLISRTSNNNRKTPHTPRNISSSSNSNNNNSRSTSANNNSSSNSATPLSNNTTGNSLNSSGKRIKMLSTTTTSTAGKTTGGLKQLTLAEATKPRPRILNAEMGKKTPVMKPLMCMGKELCPTPSDGGDTEDDEDLMSHEMADEDDIATISPTTAATTTTTTAAGSGASQSRVVRRVQTAKWLPNAARRNILATTPNASNKQQQQQQQLVTDRKLTKLLGEGSDDDMVFKKPASPSTSLSATNTPQQSALGLRRSKENANANANIIIKTSNSPSNLDEATTIDGDVAAAMLLDGATTTAVAADTKTTGIIKQEAKYFPPETTTYCEEDGRIVKKITCYETWHVISTPRESITKTRQQRTCLELSLAKLANVATRIKVPSSKWTSKVTLYKVSPSLMQRQTMTIFTGDLKTYNIPEEERHKYQPSCVLFRRSVLDRSKCRVPFDRAIIFKNKCFYANIEGKHVNLLGAPEVVNTIKDVEILIDIVDSLALSSNLVEMVTSK, from the coding sequence ATGCGAGCTGGTAAAAagacggcaacagcagctgacaCGACAGGCAAGACTCGACCGTGCATAGTTTATGTGAAGAATCTAAAGGAATCGGAAACCACTGAGTTGATCAACAATTCGACGCACTAcagcaagcaacagcaacgcaacGCATCAGGCAAGTGCAACATAAATACGACAACGTTTAAGGAGAAGGAAAAGGAGAGGGAGAAGACAGGAGATCTGAGAGAGACGCGCACATCGAGACGTGCCACATCCATAGCAAACGTCGAACTGTTGCCCAAGCGAGCAAACGCAGCCGTTATCGGCAAATCTCCAATTGTGGCTTCTGTACGCGGACGTCCTCCcatcaagcagcagcagctgcagcaacagcagcagctgaagcgacGCAACACCGAGTTTCCAGTGGCAAGAactcctgttgctgctgctgctgccacaactTTGGCTGCTGTGAAGCGACgggataacaacaacacaaccatcacaacaacaacaacaacgtcgtcAGCGAAAGGCAACAAAATGTACAAACAATCCAAGTTGGCCATGTCGTCATCAGCATCGTCGGCCATTGTCACATCGCCGCCACCGACAATTGCCGCAAGTCGTTCGCGTCGCTCGATCAAACCGAATCCCAAATATGCCAGCGATGACATGGTGACACCCAAATATGTTGCCGCCTTGGCCAGCGATACGCCCAACAAGCGAGGAGGCGGGGCCAAGCAACTATTTCtggacgacgacgatgacgaggaCGATGATCTGCATGATTTGATTGAGGAGGATAACGATGATGAGCTCACCGATGCCGCCTTCAATCCGCAGCTGCACAAAtccgacgatgacgacgaaaTCAGCGAGGCGGAGTTCGAGGAGCAGCTGCGACGCGAGAAGGTGCCACCGAAACGTGGTCGTGGACGACCACCGAAGCATCCGCATGCCATTGCCGCCGCAGCGGCTGCTCAAGCGGCACGCAATGCGGCCCAGGCTCAGGCGGAACAGCGTGGCAGCGGCGGACGTGGCAATGTGGCGTCAGTAGGTCGCGGCGGCGGCACACATCTGCAGCAGCTGCGCCGCTCGATGGCCGTCAATCATATGGTACGCTCCAATCCCATGACGTTGGTGGGCAACAAACGCAAGCTGGAGGATCATCAGGATGGCCCAGTGGCACGCAAACGCATGGCCACCGAATTGAATAGCAGCGGCGGACGCACAGCACCTGTTATCAATGGCAGCACATCGGTAGCAAAGACAGCGGCCATCGGACTGCTGGGCAATCAGAGCAAGACCAAGCTCATTgtgagcagcaacaataatagcGCAGGCGGCGGCATGCGCTTCATACAGACAACAAACGCCAAGcaacagtcgcagcagcagcagcaacgagcTGTGTCCAATTTCAAGTTGAACTCGGCGTCGGCAACGATGCCGGGACGTCCGATTGGcagtgtgggcgtggcacgtTCCGGTCCAGCGGCACGTCCAGTGGCCGGCAGCCAGCAGCGCGGTgtcggcagcggcggcggtggcCTCAAGATGCACAAGGCGTCGATGGGCAGCGGGGCGGCAGGCAATGCTAAAGTGAAGGTggatagcagcagcaacgatgAGGTGCCGACATTTACCATTGTGAATATTGATGATATTATCAATCAGGATGATGTGCTCATCTCGCGCACCTCGAACAACAATCGCAAGACGCCGCACACGCCACGCAacataagcagcagcagcaacagcaataataacaactcACGCTCCACGtccgccaacaacaacagcagcagcaacagtgcAACGCCgctcagcaacaacacaactgGCAACAGTTTGAATTCGAGCGGCAAACGCATCAAGATGCtgtcgacaacaacaacaagcacagcGGGCAAAACAACGGGCGGCTTAAAGCAACTGACATTGGCGGAAGCGACAAAGCCGCGTCCACGCATCCTTAACGCTGAGATGGGCAAAAAGACGCCGGTGATGAAGCCACTGATGTGCATGGGCAAGGAACTGTGTCCCACGCCCAGCGATGGCGGCGATACCGAAGACGATGAGGATCTAATGTCGCATGAGATGGCCGATGAGGATGACATTGCAACCATATCACCAaccacagcagccacaacaacgacaacaacagcagcgggaAGTGGAGCATCGCAATCGCGTGTTGTGCGTCGCGTGCAAACTGCTAAATGGCTGCCAAATGCTGCACGACGTAACATTTTGGCGACGACACCGAATGCGAGCaataagcaacagcaacaacaacaacagctggtGACAGATCGCAAGCTGACAAAGCTGCTGGGCGAGGGCAGTGATGATGATATGGTCTTTAAGAAGCCGGCAAGTCCGTCAACCTCATTGTCAGCCACAAACACGCCACAGCAGTCGGCGTTAGGTTTGCGTCGCTCCAAAGAGAATGcgaatgccaatgccaatatCATTATTAAAACCAGCAACAGTCCGAGCAACTTGGATGAGGCAACGACCATTGATGGCGATGTGGCTGCTGCCATGTTGTTGGatggggcaacaacaacagcggttGCTGCGGACACGAAAACAACGGGCATTATCAAACAAGAGGCGAAATACTTTCCACCCGAAACAACCACATACTGTGAGGAAGATGGACGGATTGTGAAGAAGATCACATGCTATGAGACCTGGCATGTGATTAGCACACCCCGCGAGTCCATCACAAAGACACGCCAGCAACGCACCTGCCTCGAATTATCGCTGGCCAAGCTTGCGAATGTAGCCACACGCATCAAAGTCCCCTCGAGCAAATGGACCAGCAAGGTGACGCTGTACAAGGTGTCGCCATCGCTGATGCAGCGCCAAACGATGACCATATTCACCGGTGATCTGAAGACCTACAACATACCCGAGGAGGAGCGTCACAAATATCAGCCATCGTGTGTCCTGTTCCGACGATCGGTGCTCGATCGCAGCAAGTGCCGTGTGCCCTTCGATCGTGCCATCATCTTTAAGAACAAATGCTTCTATGCGAACATCGAGGGCAAGCATGTCAATTTGCTGGGCGCACCCGAGGTCGTGAATACCATTAAGGATGTGGAGATACTCATCGATATCGTTGATTCACTGGCATTATCAAGCAATCTTGTTGAAATGGTTACTTCCAAGTAG
- the LOC132795047 gene encoding nucleolar complex protein 4 homolog B translates to MKHTNKAKQGAPALDTLAKRSNVPAELQQKANAFLNATQVDTKVLGGIVKLFAEEGYAHQVGLMHTIEVIFKNLLKRQSVYPADEELTKPAKKSKAKAKAKLNKTLDTDPNAKCFALYNKTWSWLLQRLAGTNKEDANVALKVAMQLIVTEAKHVKHNNGNWPKKHLSSILGALIESETSPALALPAFEKYARCLDVLQLSYELLPQLTPASFVETPQQALNYLGIVNTLNLGKTVLAEQQYHMAGSFDLADTQKLLNIVWQGIIDRCSGVDEQVHRQVLVVLLERILPHLENPILLTDFLMDSLHQFDGPIALLALQGIFSLMQKQNITYPDVYKKLYNMFYPRMFYNKYKARLFYLADIFLTSTHLPENLVAAFAKRMSRLALRSPTEDAIILIRFVCNLLLRHTGLKRLICATAAASAVEIADPFDDTELDPVKTGAINSSLWEMVLLQKHVVPEVANAARFVSKSLPLMEFDLGQLLEMKESDIFDDEVKKVSKQFMLAYERPKNFALPKNDVVTQYFDLI, encoded by the exons ATGAAACACACAAATAAGGCGAAACAAGGAGCTCCAGCGTTGGACACACTCGCCAAACGTTCAAATGTACCCGCCGAGCTgcagcaaaaggcaaatgcCTTTTTGAATGCCACCCAAGTCGATACCAAAGTACTGGGTGGCATTGTTAAACTCTTT GCTGAGGAGGGGTACGCACATCAAGTGGGTCTCATGCACACTATTGAGGTGATCTTTAAGAACCTGCTGAAGCGTCAAAGTGTTTATCCCGCCGACGAAGAGCTGACCAAACCCGCCAAAAAGTCCAAGgcgaaagcgaaagcaaagcTCAACAAAACATTGGACACGGATCCCAATGCCAAATGCTTTGCGCTCTACAATAAAACGTGGAGCTGGCTGCTGCAGCGCTTGGCGGGCACCAACAAAGAAGATGCCAACGTTGCACTCAAAGTTGCCATGCAACTTATTGTGACCGAGGCAAAGCACGTCAAGCACAACAATGGGAATTGGCCAAAGAAACATTTGAGCAGCATTCTGGGTGCCTTAATTGAATCGGAGACGTCGCCAGCCTTGGCATTGCCTGCATTTGAGAAATATGCACGCTGCCTGGACGTGCTGCAGTTGAGCTACGAACTGTTGCCACAATTGACGCCGGCAAGTTTTGTGGAGACGCCACAACAGGCTTTGAACTATTTGGGCATCGTCAATACATTGAACTTGGGCAAAACTGTGCTGGCCGAGCAACAGTATCACATGGCAGGCAGCTTTGACTTGGCTGACACGCAAAAGCTATTGAATATCGTGTGGCAAGGCATCATTGATCGCTGCAGCGGCGTTGATGAGCAGGTGCATCGTCAGGTGCTGGTTGTGCTCTTAGAGCGCATTCTACCGCATTTGGAGAATCCCATTTTGCTTACCGATTTCCTCATGGACTCGCTGCATCAGTTCG ATGGTCCCATTGCTTTGCTGGCGTTGCAGGGTATCTTTTCGCTGATGCAAAAGCAGAACATCACGTATCCGGATGTGTATAAAAAGCTGTACAATATGTTCTATCCCCGCATGTTCTACAACAAGTATAAGGCGCGTCTCTTTTATTTGGCCGACATCTTTTTGACTTCGACGCATTTGCCCGAAAATCTCGTGGCTGCTTTTGCCAAACGCATGTCACGTCTAGCTTTGCGTAGTCCAACGGAGGATGCCATCATTCTCATACGTTTCGTCTGCAATCTTTTGTTGCGTCACACGGGTCTCAAGCGTCTGATTTGCGCCACAGCTGCCGCAAGTG CTGTGGAGATTGCAGATCCCTTTGATGACACTGAGCTGGATCCGGTAAAGACCGGTGCGATTAACAGCTCGTTGTGGGAAATGGTTTTGTTGCAGAAACACGTAGTGCCCGAGGTTGCAAATGCGGCCCGTTTCGTCTCCAAAAGCCTGCCCCTCATGGAATTTGATTTGGGACAACTGCTTGAAATGAAGGAATCTGAT ATTTTTGATGATGAAGTGAAGAAAGTATCGAAGCAGTTTATGCTGGCCTATGAGCGACCCAAAAACTTTGCGCTGCCCAAAAATGATGTAGTTACACAATACTTTGATTTAATATAG